A DNA window from Cinclus cinclus unplaced genomic scaffold, bCinCin1.1 SCAFFOLD_83, whole genome shotgun sequence contains the following coding sequences:
- the LOC134057564 gene encoding B-cell CLL/lymphoma 9-like protein: MHPDNKLPSHGKAGSSSALAQHHNVNQAPTCNLGSKGVGAGSHGSKATQISPGNSGLKNSQNAVPNFSSLKGKAKRERSISVDSGEQREGSTPSQDTESKGEVAPRSKRRCVLERKQPYSGDEWCSGPDSEEDDKPISSAHSCHVDPAMSAAPQLGPGSNPLPALSESSAPGVPHGAAPGLRSEAAGGGGGGTGKQPTQFVYVFTTHLANTAAEAVLQGRADSILAYHQQNVPRAKLDQAPPASKVLGVAESLPINPPAANTPQSQPLAPQASQPQPQPPPPQPPGPPPQAISQTPLPAPSSLPQEGTSEDGRRDLTPNSLGNNSSNNQPPNNHPNTPAASASTMQPGQVDSSATPSSSLLGEGPGPGMPGNGQAGVGPRNTMNSEGLSKEQLEHRERSLQTLRDIERLLLRSGEAEPFLKSSQNVGEGGTAPQPQAAPAQPLAPPASMKKYEEPLQSMISQTQSLGGPSLEHEVPHHPGADMGQQMNMMMQRLNQDSLTPEQVAWRKLQEEYYEEKRRKEEQISIHGRPMQEIMIPQSMGSMMMRGPPPPYHSKPGEQWPPGMGSQLRGPIDVQDPLQLRGGPPFPGPRFPGNQMQRVSGFGGMQNMPLDALGPMNAMQRPVRPGMGWSDDMSPMGGPGNFPQGSLPYPPGQGDPERFMNPRAREEILRHQLMEKRPVAMQRPMGISSNSMSQGMEMERMMQAHRQMDPSMFAGQITGESLSSAPMGMDFPGTRGMLSPPMSQSGLRDMDTPMGPGNLNMNMNVNMNMNMNLNVQMTPQQQMMMSQKMRGPEMMTHQGMNPEELARVRAQNGNGSAILTGPQKMMIPSQFPNQGHQGFSTGQGSYPNLPQEMGSGSDMFSPEQGTMPVGSISGTTRLSHIPLPPASNPTPTPGGNLANMHPAPSRGLGRRPSDLTININQMNSPSMGHLKSPTLSQVHSPLVTSPSANLKSPQTPSQMVSMPPSNQSGPLKSPQVMSSSLNIRSPTGSPSRLKSPSMAVSSPGWVPSPKATMPSPGVNQSKQTLNMNSSASIGALDQGSLPSGPRSSSSAPASNTSSTMNPNMPFTSSPDPSPSQNPLSLMMSQMSKYAMPSSTPLYHNAIKTIATSDDELLPDRPMLPPGSISGVTGNQPNQLHLNSVGPGSSQSPMGMNLPGQQPLSHEPPPTSMMSSPNPLGSNIPMHPSGPGVGVPPQNPMMLPPGPQDSLNQQCGPVPNSSQMIPSNQLMFPRMQQPHNAMPSPAGGMPMAPSAGGGPGMQQHYPPGMPLPPEDLPSQQPGQMPPQQHMMGKNIPPRIGEPYPPVLPGVASVLNDPELSEVIRPTPTGIPEFDLSRIIPSEKPSSTLQYFPKNDSQAPKSQPSNLHLMNLQNMMAEQPPVRPGMNAPSLPGQQGVQRGLSMPMCHPGQMPMLGRTGIPPQQGMMGNSMHQGMMSPQQSLMAQQNFMLMQAKQRSMSVSGEMYAQTGHMMSPQGSLMGPPPQQNLMVTHQMRQRSVSLDSQMSYIPGPGNMANLPF; encoded by the exons ATGCACCCTGACAACAAACTGCCCAGCCATGGcaaggcaggcagcagcagtgccctggcccAGCACCACAATGTGAACCAAGCACCCACCTGTAACTTGGGCTCAAAGGGTGTGGGGGCAGGCAGCCATGGCAGCAAGGCCACTCAGATTTCCCCTGGCAACTCTGGACTGAAAAACAGCCAGAATGCTGTCCCAAACTTCAGCTCCTTGAAGGGCAAGGCGAAGCGGGAACGAAGCATCTCGGTGGACTCTGGAGaacagcgagaaggcagcaccCCATCACAGGACACAGAATCCAAAG GTGAGGTGGCTCCCCGCAGTAAGCGACGGTGTGTGCTGGAAAGGAAGCAGCCGTACAGTGGCGATGAATGGTGCTCTGGGCCGGACAGCGAGGAAGATGACAAACCCATCAGCAGTGCACACA GCTGTCATGTAGATCCTGCCATGTCCGCGGCCCCGCAGCTCGGCCCAGGGTCCAACCCGCTGCCTGCCCTGAGCGAGAGCAGTGCTCCCGGCGTGCCCCACGGTGCTGCCCCTGGCTTGCGgtcagaggctgcaggaggcggaggcggcggaaCAGGGAAGCAGCCTACACAGTTTGTTTACGTCTTCACAACGCACCTTGCTAACAC agctgcagaagctGTCCTGCAGGGCCGAGCTGACTCCATTCTGGCCTACCATCAACAGAATGTCCCACGGGCAAAACTAGACCAG GCTCCACCTGCTTCTAAAGTGCTGGGTGTTGCTGAGTCACTTCCAATTAACCCTCCTGCTGCCAACACTCCACAGTCCCAGCCACTGGCCCCTCAAGCAAGTCAACCACAACCACAgcctcccccaccccagcctcCAGGCCCACCACCTCAGGCCATCAGTCAAACACCTTTGCCTGCGCCCAGCAGCCTGCCTCAGGAAGGAACAAGTGAAGATGGCCGGAGAGATCTGACTCCCAACTCTTTGGGGAACAATAGCAGCAACAACCAGCCTCCAAATAACCATCCAAATACGCCCGCTGCATCTGCCAGCACCATGCAGCCTGGGCAAGTGGACTCCTCCGccacacccagctccagcctccttGGAGAGGGCCCAGGCCCGGGGATGCCAGGGAATGGGCAGGCAGGCGTGGGCCCCAGGAACACCATGAACTCAGAAGGGCTCTcaaaggagcagctggagcaccgAGAGCGCTCTCTGCAGACCCTGAGAGACATTGAGCGTCTGCTGCTGCGCAGTGGGGAGGCTGAGCCCTTCCTGAAGTCCAGCCAAAATGTGGGTGAGGGGGGGACTGCCCCTCAGCCAcaggctgcccctgcccagccccttgCGCCCCCTGCTAGCATGAAGAAGTATGAAGAGCCTCTGCAGTCCATGATCTCCCAGACTCAGAGCCTTGGTgggcccagcctggagcacgAGGTGCCCCACCACCCTGGCGCTGACATGGGACAGCAGATGAACATGATGATGCAGCGGCTGAACCAGGACAGCCTGACACCAGAACAAGTGGCCTGGAGGAAGTTGCAGGAAGAGTACTATGAAGAAAAGCGACGGAAAGAGGAGCAGATCAGCATCCATGGCCGGCCCATGCAAGAGATCATGATCCCGCAGTCAATGGGGAGCATGATGATGCGTGGGCCTCCACCACCCTACCACAGCAAGCCTGGAGAGCAGTGGCCACCAGGGATGGGCAGCCAGCTGCGGGGACCCATAGATGTGCAGGACCCTCTGCAGCTGCGGGGAGGACCACCTTTCCCTGGGCCACGGTTCCCTGGGAATCAAATGCAGAGAGTCTCTGGCTTTGGAGGGATGCAGAACATGCCCTTGGATGCTCTTGGGCCCATGAATGCCATGCAGAGGCCAGTCAGGCCTGGCATGGGATGGAGCGATGATATGTCTCCTATGGGAGGCCCTGGGAACTTTCCACAAGGCAGCTTGCCCTACCCACCAGGGCAGGGAGACCCAGAAAGGTTTATGAATCCCCGTGCCAGAGAGGAGATCCTGCGGCATCAGCTCATGGAGAAACGCCCAGTGGCAATGCAGAGGCCCATGGGGATATCCAGCAACTCCATGAGCCAGGGCATGGAAATGGAGAGGATGATGCAGGCTCACAGGCAGATGGATCCATCTATGTTTGCTGGGCAGATAACGGGTGAGAGCCTGAGCAGTGCCCCAATGGGAATGGATTTTCCAGGCACTCGGGGGATGCTGAGCCCCCCTATGAGTCAGTCAGGCCTTCGGGACATGGACACACCCATGGGCCCTGGCAACCTCAACATGAACATGAATGTCAATATGAACATGAATATGAACCTTAATGTCCAGATGaccccacagcagcagatgATGATGTCACAGAAGATGAGGGGCCCTGAAATGATGACTCACCAGGGCATGAACCCTGAGGAGCTGGCCAGGGTTAGGGCTCAGAATGGCAATGGCAGTGCAATACTAACGGGACCCCAGAAGATGATGATTCCCTCACAGTTTCCCAACCAAGGACACCAAGGTTTTTCGACTGGGCAAGGGTCTTACCCCAACCTGCCCCAGGAGATGGGCAGTGGCTCAGACATGTTCAGCCCTGAACAGGGCACTATGCCTGTTGGAAGCATCAGTGGCACCACCAGACTCAGCCACATTCCTCTGCCTCCGGCCTCCAATCCCACTCCCACACCAGGGGGAAACCTGGCCAACATGCACCCAGCACCTTCCCGGGGGCTGGGCCGCCGGCCCTCTGACCTCACCATCAACATTAACCAGATGAATTCCCCCAGTATGGGTCACCTCAAGTCTCCTACCCTCAGCCAGGTGCATTCACCACTGGTCACCTCCCCGTCTGCCAATCTCAAGTCGCCACAGACACCCTCACAGATGGTGAGCATGCCACCTTCAAACCAGTCTGGACCTCTCAAGTCCCCCCAAGTGATGAGTTCCTCTCTCAACATCCGGTCTCCCACTGGCTCACCAAGCCGCCTGAAGTCTCCTTCTATGGCTGTTTCTTCCCCTGGTTGGGTGCCATCTCCCAAAGCCACCATGCCCAGCCCAGGAGTCAACCAGAGCAAGCAGACTCTCAATATGAACTCATCTGCTTCCATTGGAGCACTGGATCAGG GTTCTCTCCCTTCTGGGCCTCGGAGCAGCTCTTCCGCACCAGCCAGCAACACTTCTAGCACCATGAATCCGAACATGCCTTTTACTTCCTCTCCAGATCCATCCCCTTCCCAGAACCCACTCTCACTGATGATGTCCCAGATGTCCAAGTATGCCATGCCCAGCTCCACGCCACTTTACCACAATGCCATCAAAACCATCGCCACCTCTGATGACGAGCTTCTGCCAGACAGGCCTATGCTCCCACCTGGAAGTATATCAG GCGTGACTGGGAATCAGCCAAATCAACTGCACTTGAACTCTGTGGGGCCTGGATCCTCTCAGAGCCCCATGGGAATGAACCTGCCTGGTCAGCAGCCCCTTTCCCACGAACCACCCCCCACCTCCATGATGTCCTCCCCAAACCCTTTGGGCTCCAACATTCCTATGCATCCGAGTGGGCCAGGGGTGGGCGTGCCCCCCCAGAACCCCATGATGCTGCCCCCGGGTCCCCAGGACTCCTTGAACCAGCAGTGTGGCCCTGTGCCCAACAGTTCACAGATGATTCCTTCTAACCAGCTCATGTTCCCCCGCATGCAGCAGCCCCACAATGCCATGCCATCTCCTGCTGGAGGTATGCCCATGGCCCCCAGTGCAGGAGGTGGCCCTGGGATGCAGCAGCATTACCCGCCAGGGATGCCCTTGCCACCTGAGGACCTTCCCTCCCAACAGCCTGGCCAGATGCCCCCTCAGCAGCACATGATGGGCAAGAACATCCCTCCTCGGATCGGCGAACCCTACCCGCCCGTGCTTCCTGGGGTGGCGTCGGTGCTGAACGACCCCGAGCTCAGCGAGGTCATCCGCCCCACGCCCACGGGGATCCCGGAGTTTGACCTGTCCAGGATCATCCCATCAGAGAAGCCAAGCAGCACCTTGCAGTATTTCCCCAAGAACGACAGCCAGGCACCCAAATCTCAGCCTTCCAACCTCCACCTCATGAACCTGCAGAACATGATGGCTGAGCAGCCCCCCGTGCGTCCAGGTATGAATGCTCCCAGCCTCCCCGGGCAGCAGGGCGTGCAGAGGGGACTCAGCATGCCCATGTGCCATCCTGGACAAATGCCCATGCTGGGCAGGACAGGCATACCGCCACAGCAAGGCATGATGGGCAACAGCATGCACCAGGGCATGATGTCTCCACAGCAGAGCCTGATGGCCCAGCAGAATTTCATGCTGATGCAGGCCAAGCAGAGAAGCATGTCTGTGTCAGGGGAGATGTATGCCCAGACAGGACATATGATGTcacctcagggctctctcaTGGGTCCCCCGCCTCAGCAGAACCTCATGGTCACGCACCAGATGAGGCAGAGGAGTGTCTCCCTGGACAGCCAGATGAGTTACATTCCTGGGCCTGGGAACATGGCAAACTTGCCTTTTTAA